One region of Ornithinibacter aureus genomic DNA includes:
- the sqr gene encoding type III sulfide quinone reductase, selenoprotein subtype — MSTTTKHLVVLGAGTAGTMVVNKLRKRLPATEWSITVVDKDDIHDYQPGYLFIPFRMNTPGQVRKSKRPYLNDDVEVVMAEVERVDAPASTVHLVGGRTLPYDQLVIASGTTPRPDQTPGMLGEQWHREVGEFYTFDGAVALRAQLDAFTGGRLVMHITELPIKCPVAPLEFVFLADDYLKGKGVREATEIVFVTPLDGAFTKPMASKRLGTLLTDKNITVETDFMIESVDQDAKVIRSYDEREVPYDQLVTVPLNMGADFVAASGLGDELNYVPVDKHTCRSTQYDNIWALGDASNIPTSKAGSVAHFSVDVFVENFEDAVAGRPLSHSFDGHANCFIESGGGKALLLDFNYETEPMGGTFPLPKVGPMRLLKESRANHLGKLAFRHVYWNALLPGRPLGLPADMQTAGKVPV; from the coding sequence ATGTCCACCACCACGAAGCATCTCGTGGTCCTGGGAGCGGGCACGGCCGGAACGATGGTCGTCAACAAGCTCCGCAAGCGGCTCCCGGCCACCGAATGGTCCATCACCGTCGTCGACAAGGACGACATCCACGACTACCAGCCGGGGTACCTGTTCATCCCCTTCCGGATGAACACGCCGGGCCAGGTCCGCAAGAGCAAGCGCCCCTACCTGAACGACGACGTCGAGGTCGTCATGGCCGAGGTCGAACGCGTCGATGCCCCCGCCTCGACCGTGCACCTCGTCGGTGGGCGCACCCTGCCCTACGACCAGCTCGTCATCGCCAGCGGCACGACCCCGCGCCCCGACCAGACCCCCGGCATGCTCGGCGAGCAGTGGCACCGCGAGGTCGGTGAGTTCTACACCTTCGACGGTGCGGTCGCGCTGCGGGCACAACTCGACGCGTTCACGGGTGGCCGCCTGGTCATGCACATCACCGAGCTGCCCATCAAGTGCCCGGTGGCGCCCCTGGAGTTCGTCTTCCTCGCGGATGACTACCTCAAGGGCAAGGGAGTGCGAGAGGCCACCGAGATCGTCTTCGTGACGCCCTTGGACGGCGCGTTCACCAAGCCGATGGCCAGCAAGCGGCTCGGCACGCTGCTCACCGACAAGAACATCACCGTCGAGACCGACTTCATGATCGAGAGCGTCGACCAGGACGCCAAGGTCATCCGGTCCTACGACGAGCGCGAGGTGCCCTACGACCAGCTCGTCACCGTCCCACTGAACATGGGCGCGGACTTCGTCGCGGCATCCGGACTCGGCGACGAGCTCAACTACGTTCCCGTCGACAAGCACACCTGCCGCTCGACCCAGTACGACAACATCTGGGCCCTGGGCGACGCGAGCAACATCCCGACGTCGAAGGCGGGGTCGGTGGCGCACTTCTCCGTCGACGTCTTCGTCGAGAACTTCGAGGATGCCGTCGCGGGCCGCCCGCTCTCACACTCCTTCGACGGGCACGCCAACTGCTTCATCGAATCCGGTGGGGGCAAGGCGCTGCTCCTCGACTTCAACTACGAGACCGAACCCATGGGCGGCACCTTCCCACTGCCCAAGGTCGGCCCGATGAGGCTGCTCAAGGAGAGCCGCGCCAACCACCTCGGCAAGCTCGCCTTCCGGCACGTCTACTGGAACGCCCTGCTGCCCGGTCGACCCCTCGGCCTGCCGGCCGACATGCAGACCGCCGGCAAGGTCCCGGTCTGA
- a CDS encoding esterase family protein, whose protein sequence is METSAVRLQVPGHDADLEVVRYGAWGRPVLLFPSEGGSARDAQGNGMLDAVRPLIEAGRVSLFCVDSMDGWTWSANDQPTEERARRAQTYTAWLSQQVLPWIQDQVGGGQEVITVGVSLGAYHAVHLTFQRADVAPMAIGLSGNYDPTSWNGWGELGDATYFANPTAYVANMDGDHLDWIRSRVSVLLVVGEGPFEVSPTRSLPATREFADLLARKGIRHELDVWGHDSAHDWPWWQRQLAHHLQRFV, encoded by the coding sequence ATGGAGACGAGCGCCGTGCGGTTGCAGGTTCCCGGGCACGACGCCGACCTCGAGGTGGTCCGCTACGGAGCGTGGGGGCGGCCGGTGCTGCTCTTCCCGTCCGAGGGTGGATCGGCCCGTGACGCGCAGGGCAACGGCATGCTGGATGCCGTGCGCCCCCTCATCGAGGCCGGTCGCGTCAGCCTGTTCTGCGTCGACTCGATGGACGGGTGGACGTGGTCGGCCAATGACCAGCCGACCGAGGAGCGGGCCCGCCGCGCGCAGACCTACACGGCGTGGCTGTCGCAGCAGGTGCTGCCGTGGATCCAGGACCAGGTCGGTGGGGGACAGGAGGTCATCACCGTCGGCGTCTCGTTGGGCGCCTACCACGCGGTGCACCTGACCTTTCAGCGCGCAGACGTCGCACCGATGGCCATCGGCCTCTCCGGCAACTACGACCCGACGAGCTGGAACGGCTGGGGTGAGCTCGGCGACGCGACGTACTTCGCCAACCCCACGGCCTACGTCGCGAACATGGACGGTGACCACCTCGACTGGATCAGGTCGCGGGTCTCCGTGCTGCTCGTCGTCGGCGAAGGCCCCTTCGAGGTCTCGCCCACCCGGTCGCTACCCGCCACCCGCGAGTTCGCGGACCTGCTGGCGCGCAAGGGGATCCGCCACGAGCTCGACGTGTGGGGCCACGACAGCGCGCACGACTGGCCGTGGTGGCAGCGCCAGCTCGCTCATCACCTCCAGCGTTTCGTGTGA
- the pgm gene encoding phosphoglucomutase (alpha-D-glucose-1,6-bisphosphate-dependent): MNAPRAGQLAQPSDLVDVAALVTAYYTREPDPDNVDEQVAFGTSGHRGSSLRTSFNEAHILATTQAICEYRRDQGFDGPLFIGRDTHGLSEPAWATALEVLVANDVTVLVDADDRYTPTPAVSHAILTANRGKITGVDGMPAGVGLADGIVVTPSHNPPADGGFKYNPPHGGPADSDATKVIAARANELIRGGLAGVKRVPFTRARAAVGTYDFLGAYVDDLPNVLDMAAIRDAGIRIGADPLGGAAVDYWGAIGERHGLDLTVVNPLVDATWRFMTLDWDGKIRMDCSSPSAMASLIAQRDSYDIATGNDADSDRHGIVTPDAGLMNPNHYLAVAIQYLYGGARPQWRADGFIGKTLVSSSMIDRVAADLGRRLVEVPVGFKWFVPGLLDGSGPFGGEESAGASFLRHDGSVWTTDKDGILLALLASEIQATTDKSPSEHYRALTARHGEPAYARIDAAANREQKAKLGALSPDDVSAQTLAGEPITAKLTAAPGNGAAIGGLKVVTESAWFAARPSGTEDVYKIYAESFRGPEHLAQVQAEAKDVVSSALGS; encoded by the coding sequence ATGAACGCGCCCCGTGCCGGACAGCTCGCCCAGCCCTCTGATCTCGTCGACGTCGCCGCGCTCGTCACGGCGTACTACACGCGCGAGCCAGACCCTGACAACGTCGACGAGCAGGTCGCGTTCGGCACCTCGGGACACCGCGGGTCGAGCCTGCGCACCTCGTTCAACGAGGCGCACATCCTCGCGACGACGCAGGCCATCTGCGAGTACCGCCGCGACCAGGGCTTCGACGGCCCGCTGTTCATCGGGCGCGACACGCACGGCCTGTCCGAGCCGGCGTGGGCCACCGCGCTCGAGGTGCTCGTCGCCAACGACGTCACCGTGCTGGTCGACGCCGACGACCGCTACACCCCGACCCCTGCGGTCTCGCACGCGATCCTGACCGCCAACCGCGGCAAGATCACCGGCGTCGACGGGATGCCGGCCGGCGTGGGCCTCGCGGACGGCATCGTCGTCACGCCCTCGCACAACCCCCCGGCCGACGGCGGCTTCAAGTACAACCCGCCCCACGGTGGACCTGCCGACTCCGACGCCACGAAGGTGATCGCGGCCCGCGCCAACGAGCTGATCCGCGGCGGCCTCGCCGGGGTCAAGCGGGTGCCGTTCACGCGCGCCCGTGCCGCCGTCGGCACCTACGACTTCCTCGGCGCCTACGTCGACGACCTGCCCAACGTCCTGGACATGGCCGCGATCCGCGACGCCGGCATCCGCATCGGCGCCGACCCCCTCGGTGGTGCGGCGGTCGACTACTGGGGCGCAATCGGTGAGCGCCACGGGCTCGACCTCACCGTCGTCAACCCGCTCGTCGACGCGACGTGGCGCTTCATGACGCTGGACTGGGACGGCAAGATCCGGATGGACTGCTCCTCCCCCTCGGCGATGGCCAGCCTCATTGCTCAGCGCGACTCCTACGACATCGCCACGGGCAACGACGCCGACTCGGACCGTCACGGCATCGTCACCCCGGATGCCGGGTTGATGAACCCCAACCACTACCTCGCCGTCGCGATCCAGTACCTCTACGGCGGGGCCCGGCCGCAGTGGCGGGCCGACGGCTTCATCGGCAAGACGCTCGTGTCCAGCTCGATGATCGACCGCGTGGCGGCCGACCTCGGGCGGCGGCTCGTCGAGGTGCCGGTCGGGTTCAAGTGGTTCGTGCCCGGGCTGCTCGACGGGTCGGGGCCGTTCGGGGGCGAGGAGTCGGCCGGGGCGTCGTTCCTGCGCCATGACGGGTCGGTGTGGACCACCGACAAGGACGGCATCCTGCTGGCCCTGCTCGCCTCCGAGATCCAGGCCACCACGGACAAGAGCCCCAGCGAGCACTACCGGGCCCTGACCGCCCGGCACGGCGAGCCGGCGTACGCGCGGATCGATGCCGCTGCCAACCGTGAGCAGAAGGCCAAGCTCGGCGCGCTGTCACCCGACGACGTCAGCGCGCAGACCCTCGCGGGTGAGCCGATCACGGCCAAGCTGACCGCGGCCCCCGGCAACGGTGCGGCGATCGGCGGCCTCAAGGTCGTCACCGAGTCGGCGTGGTTCGCTGCCCGACCGAGCGGCACCGAGGACGTGTACAAGATCTACGCCGAGTCCTTCCGTGGCCCCGAGCACCTGGCCCAGGTGCAGGCCGAGGCCAAGGACGTCGTCTCGTCAGCCCTCGGCTCCTGA
- a CDS encoding co-chaperone YbbN, whose protein sequence is MSETTPPAGTRGAVDLSSVAGLTAPSAATAGSGMPAGPVPGQPPAARPAVPGGLVVEVTANNLQEALNRTLQVPGVLVLWGSAYSATRELLDTVVSVAASLEGRVLVLSADLSASPELLQVFQPLLVQAFGQPSVPATFGLLQGQPVPLFPGIQPEAEVRAVIDQLLQAAVQNGIAGRVELEPVEGAEDDALPPLHEAAFQAIERGDFAGAAAAYEQALAENPKDHDAELGLAQVGLMQRTAGVDLTAARAAAAADPADVDAACVVADLDVFGGHVEDAFARLLDLVRTSDGADRDKARTHLLELFAVVGNHDERVRKGRTALMSALF, encoded by the coding sequence ATGAGTGAGACCACCCCGCCCGCGGGCACCCGCGGCGCCGTCGACCTGTCCTCCGTTGCCGGCCTGACGGCGCCCTCCGCAGCCACGGCAGGCAGCGGGATGCCGGCCGGCCCGGTTCCCGGCCAGCCGCCGGCAGCGCGCCCCGCGGTTCCCGGGGGGCTGGTCGTCGAGGTCACGGCGAACAACCTTCAGGAGGCGCTGAACCGCACGCTGCAGGTGCCCGGCGTCCTGGTGCTGTGGGGCTCGGCCTACTCCGCGACCCGTGAACTGCTCGACACGGTCGTCTCGGTCGCGGCATCCCTCGAGGGGCGCGTCCTCGTGCTCAGCGCCGACCTGTCGGCGTCTCCCGAGCTGCTCCAGGTCTTCCAGCCGCTGCTCGTCCAGGCGTTCGGGCAGCCGAGCGTGCCCGCCACCTTCGGTCTGCTCCAGGGGCAGCCGGTGCCGCTCTTCCCCGGCATCCAGCCCGAGGCCGAGGTGCGTGCGGTCATCGACCAGCTGCTCCAGGCCGCCGTGCAGAACGGCATCGCCGGTCGGGTCGAGCTCGAGCCGGTCGAGGGTGCCGAGGACGACGCACTGCCGCCGCTGCACGAGGCTGCGTTCCAGGCCATCGAGCGTGGTGACTTCGCCGGCGCAGCCGCCGCGTACGAGCAGGCGCTCGCCGAGAACCCCAAGGACCACGACGCCGAGCTCGGCCTGGCCCAGGTGGGTCTGATGCAGCGCACGGCCGGAGTCGACCTCACGGCGGCCAGGGCCGCAGCAGCTGCCGACCCGGCCGACGTCGACGCCGCGTGCGTCGTCGCCGACCTCGACGTGTTCGGGGGCCACGTCGAGGATGCCTTCGCCCGGTTGCTCGACCTCGTGCGGACCAGCGACGGTGCTGACCGCGACAAGGCCCGCACGCACCTGCTCGAGCTGTTCGCGGTCGTCGGCAACCACGACGAGCGGGTTCGCAAGGGGCGCACCGCCCTGATGAGTGCCCTCTTCTGA
- a CDS encoding alpha/beta hydrolase, producing MAPTLIDDHLRFRLDDIDPAITAVVLQCERAVPGPREFTRDDAGWALDLPVTSLQRLEYRFAVGRGDDIDVVLDPANPLTVGTAFGDRSVVELPGYAPPWWLSAPAVPGRLDPHTLTGETTHEVPVTVWIPQDLPDTEPAPLLLVHDGPEYDQLASITTYSAALIATGVLPPHRVALAAPVIRDAWYSGSPQYLRTIAATGLDGLGERYAVRGPVAVAGASLGGLTAVLLGLLAAPRVGGVYSQSGSFFQVRHDLDESGYPFFGRISRLVQSVLDMRETQHPLVIGMSCGAIEENMANNRDMAAALRRAGHTVELTEVADLHNYTAWRDALDPGLTHVLRTVWGESD from the coding sequence GTGGCACCGACCCTCATCGACGACCACCTCCGGTTCCGGCTCGACGACATCGACCCGGCCATCACGGCCGTCGTCCTCCAATGCGAGCGAGCCGTTCCCGGCCCGCGCGAGTTCACCCGGGACGACGCGGGCTGGGCCCTCGACCTGCCCGTGACGAGCCTGCAACGTCTCGAGTACCGCTTCGCCGTCGGCCGTGGTGACGACATCGACGTCGTGCTCGACCCGGCCAACCCGCTGACCGTGGGCACCGCGTTCGGGGACCGTTCGGTGGTCGAGCTGCCGGGCTACGCGCCGCCGTGGTGGCTGTCGGCGCCTGCCGTCCCCGGACGGTTGGATCCGCACACCCTCACCGGTGAGACCACCCACGAGGTGCCCGTCACCGTCTGGATCCCGCAGGACCTGCCCGACACCGAGCCGGCACCGCTGCTGCTCGTCCACGACGGCCCCGAGTACGACCAGCTCGCGTCGATCACCACCTACAGCGCAGCCCTCATCGCGACGGGGGTGCTGCCACCCCACCGCGTCGCCCTCGCGGCCCCGGTGATCCGTGACGCCTGGTACTCGGGATCACCCCAGTACCTGCGCACGATCGCGGCCACCGGTCTCGACGGGTTGGGCGAACGGTATGCTGTGCGGGGGCCGGTCGCGGTCGCCGGCGCGAGTCTCGGCGGGCTCACCGCGGTGCTGCTCGGGCTCCTGGCGGCGCCGCGGGTCGGCGGGGTGTACTCGCAGTCCGGGTCGTTCTTCCAGGTGCGCCATGACCTCGACGAGAGCGGCTACCCCTTCTTCGGCCGGATCTCACGTCTCGTGCAGAGCGTGCTCGACATGCGCGAGACCCAGCACCCCTTGGTCATCGGCATGTCGTGCGGGGCCATCGAGGAGAACATGGCCAACAACCGCGACATGGCTGCGGCCCTGCGCCGGGCCGGCCACACGGTTGAGCTGACCGAGGTCGCCGACCTGCACAACTACACGGCCTGGCGCGATGCCCTCGATCCCGGCCTGACCCACGTGCTGCGCACCGTCTGGGGCGAGAGCGACTGA